From Phycisphaerales bacterium, a single genomic window includes:
- the tpiA gene encoding triose-phosphate isomerase — protein sequence MPERKPFVGGNWKMNTNRTTGSDLTRAVADGLLNLDGVEAAVFPPFPYLLTVRAILRDRGSSVKLGAQDVFFNADGAFTGEVSVSMVKDCGVQLVLCGHSERRHVIGEKDELVNKKLRAVLESGLTGVLCVGETLEERVAGHQDIVTARQVRTGLAEIPAALAERLVIAYEPVWAIGTGKTATPQDAQEAHSQIRAMLRRMYNPDIATRTRIIYGGSLKPDIAPDIFAQPDVDGGLVGGASLNGADFVALCKAAAAAGKSKP from the coding sequence ATGCCCGAGCGCAAACCATTCGTCGGCGGCAACTGGAAGATGAACACCAACCGCACCACCGGGTCCGACCTCACCCGCGCGGTCGCCGACGGCCTGCTCAACCTCGACGGCGTGGAGGCCGCGGTCTTTCCGCCCTTCCCTTACCTGCTCACCGTCCGCGCCATCCTCCGCGACCGCGGCTCCTCGGTAAAGCTCGGGGCCCAAGACGTCTTTTTCAACGCCGACGGCGCCTTCACCGGCGAGGTCTCCGTCAGCATGGTGAAGGACTGCGGCGTCCAGCTGGTCCTCTGCGGCCACTCCGAGCGCCGGCACGTGATCGGCGAGAAGGACGAGCTGGTCAACAAGAAGCTGCGCGCCGTCCTCGAGAGCGGCCTCACCGGCGTCCTCTGCGTCGGCGAAACCCTCGAGGAGCGTGTCGCCGGCCACCAGGACATCGTCACCGCCCGTCAGGTCCGCACCGGCCTCGCCGAAATCCCCGCGGCCCTCGCCGAGCGCCTTGTCATCGCTTACGAGCCCGTCTGGGCCATTGGCACCGGCAAGACCGCCACGCCCCAGGACGCCCAAGAGGCCCACTCCCAGATCCGCGCCATGCTCCGCCGCATGTACAACCCCGACATCGCCACCCGCACCCGCATCATCTACGGCGGCTCACTCAAGCCCGACATCGCCCCCGACATCTTCGCCCAGCCCGACGTCGATGGCGGTCTCGTCGGCGGCGCCTCCCTCAACGGCGCCGACTTCGTCGCCCTCTGCAAAGCCGCCGCCGCTGCCGGCAAGTCCAAGCCCTGA